Below is a window of Dromiciops gliroides isolate mDroGli1 chromosome 5, mDroGli1.pri, whole genome shotgun sequence DNA.
tcaaatccggcctcagatacttgacacttactagctgtgtgtccttgggcaagtcacttaaccctcattgccccgcaaaaaacaaaaacaaaaacagaaaactatTGTGATAGTCCACACAAGAAGTGAGAAAGAGCCTAAACTAGGGTAATGGTCAAGTGGAAAGACATGGATACAAGCAATACCGTGGCTACAGAATCAACAAGACTGGATGATTAATTGAATATGAAGCACAAGTCGAAGGAAAGACCTACAATGACTCAGAGGTTTCAGACTTAgaaggatggtagtgccctcaaCAAAAATAGGAAGTTAAGAAGAAAGGAGGGTTTAGAGGAATAGAAAGTGCGTTCTATTTTGGACTTGTTGACTTGAGTTTAAGACGTCTCTGAGGCATCCAAATGCTGATGTCCAACCGCAGCAGGGAGAGTCGTCTGATTGATTAGTGCTGATCATAGATCTCAGAGGAGTTTCTgtagaaagggggaagaaagccTGGGACAAGAACCCcattcagaggggagagagatgaaTGATGATACAACAAAAGGGACTAAGCAGCAGCAATATTCCGTTTGGAAGAAGTACCCGGCGTAAGCGCTCTCGGTTCCCAAGGAGAATAGAATGTGAAGGAGGACGTAGTCAAGCCGAATCAAAAGCCGCTGAGGACGAGAAAGATGGAGGCTGAGATCTGGATTTAGCGATCAAGAGGCATGGGTAGCCTTGCAGAAAGCCGTTTCGGTGGAGTAGTGGACATAAAAGGCATTTAGCAAGTTTGCAAAGTGCAAAGGCGCGCGCCCACGCTCACCCCAGCCGGCTGGGCTCCTGAGTGGCCGCGCACGAAGACTACCCCGCCCCCTACGCCTCCGCGTCCGGGCGGGGGCGGCTAAGCCGGCAGGCCGGGGCGTCCCCACTctgccccccttcccccgccTCCCGAGTGCGAGGCCCTATGGGAGCGCACGGCTGCCGAACGCACCTCTGACCTCACTCGCCTGCGCCGGAATTAGCGACAAGCCGCTGTCGTGGCCTGGAGCCCGGGTCGGAGAGGGGGGTCAAGCTTACTCTGTGGCGGTCCCAGAGGGAATCCCGGCAGCGGGGAACCATGAGGCCCGGCAAGACCTTCCGCAGGCGCCGCGCCGACTCGGAATCGGAATCGGACGAGCACGACAGCGAAGAGGTCCGGTTGAAACTGGAGGAAACCAAAGAAGTTCAGAGCTTGAGGAAACGACCTAACGGGGTGAGTGCCGCGGCCCTCCTGGTTGGGGAGAAAGTAGAGGAAGAGACGACTCTAGTGAATGACCCCTTTAAAATAAAGACGGGTGGAATGGTGGATATGAAGAAACTTAAGGAGAGAAACAAGGACAGAATTAACGAAGAGGATGACCTCAACTTGGGGACATCATTTTCAGCAGAAACCAACCGAAGGGATGAGGATGCTGACATGATGAAATACATTGAGACTGAactaaaaaagaggaaaggaattgtGGAAAACGAGGAGCAAAAAGTAAAGTTAAAGAATGCCGAAGACTCTCTCTACGAGCTTCCCGAGAGCATCAGAGTGTCCTCAGCTAAGAAAACTGAAGAGATGCTCTCCAACCAGATGCTCAGTGGCATCCCCGAGGTGGATTTAGGCATTgaagcaaagataaaaaatatcatTTCCACAGAGGACGCAAAGGCACGTCTGCTGGCCGAgcaacagaacaaaaagaaagacagtgaaaCCTCTTTTGTTCCAACCAACATGGCTGTGAACTATGTGCAACACAACCGATTTTATCATGAAGAACTCAACGCTCCAGTTCGGAGGCACAAGGAGGAGCCAAAAACTCGTCCCCTCCGAGTTGGGGATACGGAGAAACCAGAACCCGAGAGGTCTCCTCCAAATCGCAAGCGCCCCCCCAACGAAAAGGCAACTGATGATTATCATTACGAGAAGTTTAAGAAAATGAACAGACGCTATTGATAGCAGCTCAGTGACTGTAAAGGActgaggggttttgtttttttttttacagagaatatattttttttggtcaagCATAAGGTACAATGTAAAGtcacaaaaataaaagtttgtttcttttttaaaaaaaatggaggctGTAAAGAAGCAAAGGCAACAAGTAAAGGCACTTGTTTATTTCTAGGAATTCATCAAAGGCAGAGGCACACAGGATGGTAGTTTGAAAAGATGCCACAATCAAGTgaaaggttgttttgttttgattttttgctgggcaatgagggttaagtgacttgctcagggtcacagagctggtaagtgtcaggcctgtaagtgaaagttttttaaagGTGGAGGAGATCTAAGTATCTATGGGTgaagcaaggaaagaaattagataaaaagaaattgaagattagagagaaggTATAATCAGAAAGTACAGGCTCCCATTTGAGCTTGGAGGGAATGTGATCAGGGGCCCAAGAAGAGGAGTTAGCCTTAGTAAAAATCACCTTTGCCTCTGATactggagggaaaaagagaagaatgaaagatACTATTAAGGGTATTTGAGACGTGGAATtgaggagaagagggaactcatgATAATAGCTTCTGTTTTATTAGTAAAGTATGAAACAAAATCTATTTAGGAGAGGGAAGGGTGACTGGGTGACTTAAATAAGAAAGGGCTCGGAATAAAAAGTGCACTAAGGAGTCAATTgggaaagagtaaagaaaatTACCAGGCAGCCAGAGGACCCAGCCAGGATATAATAAggataacaaacatttatatagtgcttactatgtgacaggaactgtgctaatcactttgcCATTATtctctcacaataaccctaaaaggtaggtgctaatataatccccattttattcatgagaaaactgaaacagagaagtgaaatgacttgatcTGGGTCATCTAgccagtaagtggctgaggtcacatTTCaattcagaccttcctgactccaggcccagagttccaTCCACTGTTCCACATTCTAcagaattctgtgattttgtcagcTCTGTGTAAGAAGGAGTAGAGGTAGATGGTGGGAGAAATCCAAACCTGGAGTTTGGAATGGTATTAATGTTGGTAAGATAGGGATGTAAGAGATTTAGGGGTAGAGGAGAGCATAAAATTGAataggctagggggcagctaggtggcccagtggataaagcaccagccctggattcaggagaacctgagttcaaatccagcctcagacacttgacactagctgtgtgacctctgggcaagtcacttaaccctcattgccctaccaaaaaaaaaaaatcatgaataatGATGAGATCAAAGATACCAAAGGTTGAGTGACTACactttgtgtgtgtttatgtgagagaaagacagaaggtACAGGTCATGGTAGTTGGGTCAATTAAATGGGAAACCAGAGTATTTGGGggatataaacatgtatattgaAGTCCCCagaagaggcagctggtggcccaatacatagagcactggcctggaggcaggaggacctgagttcaaatgtgacctcagacacttaatgtgtaactctgggcaagtcacttaacaaccagtttcctccccccaaaaatgaaatCTTTAAACCTGACAAAAGATCTGAGGGGTCAGTAAAAAACTACCAACTCCAGGGTGATATATTGAGAAAAGGCTACAGATATAGAGACTAGGGCAGATCTACTGATCCCAGAAGTAAGAGAGCTAGACACAGGCTGTACATCTATCCAAAAGCCTGATAGAGTTAATGATTCCAGAAGGATCCCAGGAAAAGTTCAGCCTGCAATGAGGATAGGTGCTGGACAGATCTGGACAGGGAATATTGATTTCATAGGGATGCTGGAGATCAGAGGAGTTGGACAGAGGCATCCATAAGCAAGGGAGATCTAAGCAAGATTTAGCTCATAATTAAGATCAAGCCAGATTCTGCATCTCTAGCAAAATCCAAGTTCCTTAAAGGAGGACTTGCTACATTTTGAGTAGTCTGACCTCAGGACCTTAcacaatgccttacacatagtaagcacttcatgaATGCTTGTTAAACTCATCTGAATACTCCTTGCCCCCAGTATACTTTTATAGAGCTTATTATTCAGCTGATAGTTCTCAGCACTGAAATAGTTACTGGCACTAAATATTACCAATGAAATGAATGCCTTACCACAGAGGAAGGGGAGGGCTCCATTTCAAGGTACTGGTACAGGGAGGGCTTCCAGGTCCTCAGGGTGTGGTGTCTAAGGTGCATCAAAATTGATGTATCATAATCACACTAAATCATTCACATCCATGCCCCTTCTTTAATCCATGTGACTCCCTCTCAAACTGCAGCATGAAAATCAGCACACACTTGTATACTCAACACCCCCAAATCATATCACAGGATCCCAGTGTTAATAGCAACCTTAATGgagaatgctctccacattcagaaaaagaactatggagtctgaatgcagattgaagcatactattttcacttttgttgttgtttcttgcaattatttttccctcttgttctgattcttctcttacaacatgactaatgtgggggggaggggtaagtAATCTTAAGGAGGTGAGTGTCCAGCTCACAGCCTCCTCCACCCCAACCACTGCCCTTATACTTGGAGACTtcaatatatgtgtttatgtccTTCAGACACTGGCTTCCTGGTCCATCTAGTCCCACCCATACCTGGATAGCCCTCTCAAAGTGCTCATCCAGCTTCCACTTGAAGCACAAACCTGAAAACAGGCACCAGATCAGGATCTTGCACTGAAAGCTGACAGAGATTCCTGGGCCCTTCAGAAAAGGAAGGATGTCCTTCAGGAAGATCAGGCCCATCTCAGCCATAATCTCCCCCAAATCCCCACATGCTGCAAAAAATGTAGGGATTTGCCCGACCCCCATCCCCTGGCCTTCTACAAAGATCATGTCATGATGGTGAAGAAcactaaatatgcagaatgagacacttGGACAAAAttgatttagaattttgttttccttgactatacacattgtaatgggttttgttttttctttagtgGAGGGAAGGGGTAAGGGGGTGGAAGAACAAATGTCtgatatttgaaaatataaatatttaatttaaattaaaagcaAAGATCAGGAAGCATCTCTCAACTCACCAAAAAGGAAGCCAAGTAAACCACTGAACCAGGCAAAGACTTCAAAGGCGTTTTGTTACCTTCCTCCTCAGGGCTCccatcacctccttattcctcaGGGTATAGATAAAAGGGTTGAGCATAGGGGTTACAACTgtgtagaaaagggaaaggatttgATCTGTGTCCTGAGTAGTATTGGCTCCAGGTTTCATGTAAGCAAGGGTCGCAGTCCCAAAGAAGAGTGTGACAACCAGTAGGTGAGAAGAGCAAGTGGAGAAGACTTTTTGGCGTCCCTGAGCAGAGGCTACCCCAAGGATGGTGGTGAGGATGCGGACATAGGAGAACAGGATCAGAGCAAAGGGAGTTATGATAAAGAGCAGGGTGACAGCCAGATTCCCAACCTCACCCCAGAACGTGTCTCCACTTGACAGCCTCAGAACAGGCAAAATGTCACATAAGAAGTGGTGAATGATGTTGGTGCCATGGAAGGGCAAGGTAAAGATGAACACAGAGTGGGTGGTGCCTGTGGTGATGCCCATCAGGTAGGAAGCACCCACCATACCCACACATACCTGCCGGTTCATCAGCATGGCATAATGCAGGGGCTGGCAAATGGCTGCATAGCGATCATAGGCCATGGCAGTGAGCAGGCAACACTCAGCAATGCCAAAGAGGGCAAAGAAATACATCTGGGTGAAGCAGCTGGCAGGAGAGATGACAGGATGTGAGGAGAGGAGATCACTCAGCATCCTAGGCACAATCGTCGTGGTGTAGAGAATCTCTATCAGAGAGAGGTGTCGAAGGAAGAAGTACATGGGAGTGCTCAGGGCTGGGTCAAGCAGCGTCAGGGTGATGATCAGAGAGTTGCCCAACAGGGTGACCAGGTAGATAAAGAGCACTCCCCAAAAGAGGGCACTCTGGTAGGCCCCCAAATCAGAGAATCCCAACAAAATAAACTCAGTCACTGCTGTCCCATTACCATCATCCATGTCCCTACATCTGCAACTGGGGACAGGACCAAGGGAGGTTTGTTAATggcccaaagaaaagaaagaaatagacaaaCTGTTGCAGTAAGGGAGATCCAGGTTAGACAAGGTAAGAGAGTATGGAGATGGTGATGGATAAGCAGTGGGATATTCAAATGCCCTTTCTGAgaaaactataaattatttttaacttaacAGAAGTAAAATGCAATCTATCCTGGAAGCAGGTTTCTGTATTTAATATCAATGTGGTCCCTTCCACCTCACAGAGCCCTGGGTTCTATGGACAAAAACCTCAGTCTTTCAGCATAACCAAAATAAACTCTCAGATAACTGAAGATGTAAACAGATATAGGCAGACACAGAAATATTATGAGGGAGCaaggggaaggcagagagaaaagaaaagggtagacagaaaggggaagagagagatcaAGAGAGAAACAAGAACGCTGAGGCAGAGTGAAACACAAGATAAAGGTTGGGGAAAACTTTAACCCTCAGGTATGATGCCCATCACCCATGGGTGTCCCTCCCAGAGCCCATATTAGAGGCAACAACTGCTAGCAGCTATCCCATGAGGCTTCCTGTTTTACTATCTCTGCACCAAAACCCATGGGGACCCATGATCCCAAGGGTAAGAAGCAGGAG
It encodes the following:
- the LOC122729146 gene encoding telomere length and silencing protein 1 homolog, whose protein sequence is MRPGKTFRRRRADSESESDEHDSEEVRLKLEETKEVQSLRKRPNGVSAAALLVGEKVEEETTLVNDPFKIKTGGMVDMKKLKERNKDRINEEDDLNLGTSFSAETNRRDEDADMMKYIETELKKRKGIVENEEQKVKLKNAEDSLYELPESIRVSSAKKTEEMLSNQMLSGIPEVDLGIEAKIKNIISTEDAKARLLAEQQNKKKDSETSFVPTNMAVNYVQHNRFYHEELNAPVRRHKEEPKTRPLRVGDTEKPEPERSPPNRKRPPNEKATDDYHYEKFKKMNRRY
- the LOC122730106 gene encoding olfactory receptor 9-like, yielding MDDGNGTAVTEFILLGFSDLGAYQSALFWGVLFIYLVTLLGNSLIITLTLLDPALSTPMYFFLRHLSLIEILYTTTIVPRMLSDLLSSHPVISPASCFTQMYFFALFGIAECCLLTAMAYDRYAAICQPLHYAMLMNRQVCVGMVGASYLMGITTGTTHSVFIFTLPFHGTNIIHHFLCDILPVLRLSSGDTFWGEVGNLAVTLLFIITPFALILFSYVRILTTILGVASAQGRQKVFSTCSSHLLVVTLFFGTATLAYMKPGANTTQDTDQILSLFYTVVTPMLNPFIYTLRNKEVMGALRRKVTKRL